The Desmodus rotundus isolate HL8 chromosome 13, HLdesRot8A.1, whole genome shotgun sequence sequence CATCCCAGCTTAATCCCAAGCTGTGTAAGTCACACGCTACACAACCCACAACTGACCCCTTGCAGCCCAGTGGCTTTAGGAGTTCAGAGTTCAGCCGTCAGCAGCAGACCCAACCCTAGAACGTTTTCTTACCCAAACAGAAGCATGGCTCCCTTAACCATCACCCCCAgaccctctaccccacccctgcCCGTCCCTAGGCAATTACCCATCTCCTCCCTCTCCGCGGAGGGCCTGTTGTGGACACGCCATCTACACGTGGAATCGTGGGCTTCTGCGGGCTGCCTGACCCTgtcttcctgtctttcctttgCCGCTTCCCTGCTCCTAGAGCCCCCAAACCTTGAGCTGATCACTCTAGAGCTGGAAAGTCTGCCTGAGCGTGGTGTCTGCCGCCAGCAAATGCCAAGAGCTACCCGAGCTCGTAGAGGCCCACCAGGTCTGTCTTACCGCAtcttcctgccccagggctggcGGGCTCCTGCTTCTCCCAGAACGCTGTCCAAGAACAGGGGCCCCGAGAGctgccaccctcccaccctcgcGGCCCTGCTCCGGGCCAGCCTGCGCCGCGGTGGAGCCACCGGTTTCCCGCTGCCGTCTGCATCCCAGTCAGGGAGGAAACAGAAAGGCGTGATTACGTGGCGGGCGACCCGGACGCTGCGGGTGCCGCACCGCGCACACCGCGGTTCTAACCCGGACGCTCCTGCTGCCTGGGAGCCCAGCAGCGGCGTTTCCGCCCCGAGGGCTCTGCTCCGTCCCTGCAACACGCGTTGACCCCTTTCAGCCGGGGTGTCTGAACGCCAGGGCGTGACGGACTCGACGCATTTCCCGCCGGCCTTCGGAGATGGCGTGGAGACGTGCAACGGTGAGTTCCGCGCTCCTGCCCCGCGCCCCGCAAGCGAGGGCGGCGCCCGCGCCTCCCGGGACCACCTGCCGCGGAGGGGCGGCAGGCAGCCCGCCCCAGACGCTGCAGGGAGGCGGCGCCCACGCAGCCTTGAGCTCAGTACCACGTGGAGCTGGCGCTCCAGCCCGCCGGTCTCGTCAGCTGTGTCGgggagttttctcaaaaagaatCTGAGCGCGGGCGGCCCAAGGTCGGCGCCAGGCCCCGCTGCTTGCCAGCCCAGTGGCTTGGATCGGTAACCCTCCGCCCGCCTGCCGGCCGAGGGTGCTGGTCCTGGGCCCCAGTTTAACGTCCACAGGAACCCCGACTTGCGGGGTGAAAAGGAAACTTTGTTCAGGGCAGCACAGCTGAAGCGCGGCGACGCGTCTCCCCTGGACAGCTCCGCTCCGGCCGGTCAGCTTCAGTGCACCGGCTCAGCGCGCGCGCTCAGGACTCCGCGCACGCCAATCCTTGAGGCCTGATTGGTCCAAAAAGGCCGTATCCTGATTGGTCAGAACGGACACTCCTGACTGATGGGACGGGGAAAGCCTCACGCCTATTGGCTGAAACCGGATCCCAGGAGCTCCTCCCCGACGGCCACTCAAACTGCGCAACCCAGAGCCGGCTTCTCCTCAGTGCCGTTTCCCCGTGAGGGCCCTGCACAGAAATGGCTGCTGGGCTCCTGAGgggatttgtttctgtttgtgcttttctgttttttttcaaCTTAAGCCCAGTTAGCTACCTACCAGGAGACCGTCTCAGGTGTCTTCTCGCTCCGGGCTCACAGGCCTCACCTTGCTCGTCTGTAAAAAGCGCGCAGCAGGAATTCCTGCATCTCCTGGGCGTGGGGAGGAGCGGATGAAGCACCCCTGGTAGCACCCAGGGAGCAGTCCGCACCCGACAGCTGTAAGTGGGTGGGGTGCTCCCGCTCCTCCCGCCCCTCCCGCCCCGCCCACTGCCGCTTCCGTCAGAGGCCCGGGCTTCTTCCTGGGTCTCCCGCCTCCTTTCCTGTCTTGGCCTCCCTCGTCAGCGCCGACAGTAACGTTGGCGTGTATTGAGAGCCCAGTACGTGTTGTCTGAGCGAATGTGCTCATTTTGGGAAAATTGAAACAATATGTGTTCTGTAGATTACAGGTAACGGGAGAACACGAAACGGAGCGCCCGCCCCGGCCTCGGGGGCAGGCCGTGAAGGCGGGGTGCCCGCTGCCTCCTGCTCCGTGCCTCCCACCTCGCTCCCAACCGGCCTCCAGGCCCCTtcccagctccccaggccctgccGCCCCGCCTAGACCTCGGCTCGGGGCCCACGCTCGCGGCCCGTCGGTCCCGGTTGGAGGCTCCCGGAGCCCCCGTCTCAGGACCCGAAGGGCGCCGACACTTCAGCGTCAGTTAGGTTACTGGGTCCTTCCTGCCCGCGCGGAGAGGAAGGAGGTACAGCAGAGCCCcgagagggcaggagggacaaGGGGAGTCGCCGTCGGCTGCCACCCCTCCGGCCGGGGCCCAGACGTGGTGGCTCCCCGCTGGCTTTTGCCCAGCGCCCCCTCCCGGCGCACACGCGGAGCGGGAGAGCCAGCCCCGCCCTTCGGCCGGAAGCTCTCGCTGCGACGCAGGCCGCACTGAGCCCGCCAACAGCAGGCGTCAGAAGGCTGCCGGGGCCCGGCTGTTGGAGGCAGACACACCTGGGTGAGGTCTGGACCCCTCCCTGACCACAGTGTGGCCTTCGGAAAGCGCCCCCGTCTTTCCAGACCTCAAGATGATGACCGGGAAGCGACTCTGAGGTGGCTGTGAGGACGGCGTGAGCCGGGGCGCGCCAAGGGCCGGACGCAGCCGAGCCCAGGACGGGAGCGCGTGCTTGCCCCGCGGGCAGGAGCTGCAGGCCCGTGCACCCCTGGGTCACACCTGCACTTGGGCGCCTTGCACAAGGCTCCTGCGTAGAGGCTCCAGGGGGCCAAGATTGGCGCAAGCCAGCTAGCTTGCGTAGCTATGAGAAGTGTATAGGTGTTTATGAAATGCTTAGTCCAACTCCCCATATCGCTCTCCACCTACATCTAGGAAGAAACGAAAGCATGGTCTCAGGTGGTTCTGTGATCATTTCCCGGGTGAATTTTGTTCCCTGGTTATAACGATAGGTGTCTTGAGGAAAGGACCCCGTTGGCCTATGTCACTTCGTGTCATTCTCACCACAGCCTGGGCGGGTGGGCAACACTGCCCCTGTGTTACACGAGAGGAAAACACCCCAGGAGGTCGGGGGAGGGCCCGAGCCACCGCAGGCTGAGGCAGAGCCCGCCCGCAACCAGGCGCTGACGGTGCTGACTTTGGGATGGCCGGAAGCTCGAAGGGCAAGAACGCTGAGCGGGTCGAATAGCGCTGGCTGCCTCTCTGCTAAAGAAAAACATGTATACGCATGCCGAGTTTTATTCTTGTGCAGACTCGACGTTCTGTCTTGGACTTCACAGTTCCCTTTATGGTAAAATAatactaaaacaaaaccaaacccccGTGGCCTTGTGCTTCTCACTCACACAGAAGAATTCATGCTTCTGAAGAGGCAAGAGCAACAGAGGAGGACAGAGTATTAGTTCTATTAGTAAAACTAATAGTTCTATTAGTTCTATTAGTAATTAGTAATTAGTAAAAATtagttctcagccctggctggtgtggctcggtggactgagcgtcggattcccagtcagggcacgtgcttgagttgcaggccaggtcccagtagggggcgcacaagaggcgaccacatattgatgtttctctcctctttcttcctccctcaccctctgtaaaaataaataaaaaatttttaaaaattagtctttCCTCCTTTGGtaagttatttttagaaagaaatggGAGAGAAAGTTCCAGGTGGCTGGGGGATCTCCAGCTGCATCTGTGATCACGCTGCCTACAGAAAGCCTGGCTACACCCCCCACCAGGTCACGGCCACACAGCCTCCCTGAGTCGCATGCTGCTGCCTAGAAGGAAGTAGCCGTGGTACACTCATCATGTtaacacaaatatataataaaatggtgACAAATGTCACAGTGACATTTAAGAATTTAGTAAGGGAACCAGGACAGGAAAGATCTTAAAACAGACTGCACAGGAAGCTTGTCACAAGTCTcaagttttttattttcagaacagaagctggttttatttttaaaaagagaaggggagaaaaacgTGATAAATGCTAGTGAGGTGCCACTTCCCTCTTCCAGGCTCAGACTGCCAGCCAGCTCTTCCCCCAAACCCACAAAATCACAGTCAGGACGTGTCCTGTTGGGGCGGCCTCAGAGGGGTCTGTCTAGCGCCTTCCTGAAGCAGGTACGGAGTCGGCGGCCCAGAGCAGGATGTGCTGACTTGCTCACGTGTTAGAGGCAGGCAGTCCGGGTTCTGAAGCAGGTTCCTGTCTGTGAGCTGTGCTTCTGGCGGCAGCCTCAGGAGACAGTGCACCCCTGCTTACTGACCCATGGGAACACCTCCAGTTTGACCCCCACACTACAGGTGCCCCTAGAAGGCAAGAAAAACGAAGATTTAGGGGTCATTTCTTCTTGTGATTCGGGCAAGGGAAGAAAGTAAAAGGACTCAAGGAAAACACAGCAGAAGAAGGGAGGGCCTGACCCCCTGAGCACCAGGTGGTCGCACCAAGTGTTTGGCAGACAAATCTCCCCGGTTGCCATCGGTTTCCCGACATACCTAGGGAAGGGGCAGCTCCTGGGAACCTATCACAGCCTCTCCCCAGGAAACCCAGCAGCACCCAGATGTGAGGCCACCATCCAAACAGCACAAAGGGGGCGGGGCAGCAGCCAGCTGGGAACTGGCTGGGGCTCAgactccaagtccttccctgtcaCGGACACCAGGCAGCAGAGAGATAACGGAGCCGGAAGGAGGATCTGGAAACGGACAGAGCAGCTAGGGGACCCGCCAGGGCCTGGGCCCCCAAACTCGGAGCATGTGGGATTCCAAGGAAAAGAAGAGGTGCCCAAGCAGGAAGCAGAAAAGGCAGGAAACACCCCCATCACCTGCAAAATGCAGCCAGCCTATGTGGGGTCCCCGGGGGGTGAGGGATTGGAAGCCCAGACAGTGGCACATCAAGTGCAAACCTTTTCCTCACGGTTCCCCGTGCGAGCAGTTGGTCGCTCTTAACAAACCAAGCGTGCTGGTTAAGCTGTCAGCCCCTCTTGTGGCTCGGTTTACATGGATGTCTTTTGCCAACAAGCCCCCCGAACATTGGGGGAGAGCGGCCCAAGCAaaagactgaggcccagaaagcaAAAATGAGCAACAATCAAAACTAAAATCCGTGACTTTTCTGGCCCTTGGTCCAGCATGTGTCACAGCACACAGAGCTCCCCGAGCATAAGAACGGAGGAGGGGAAACAAAAACCCTCACAGCCGCCCCCCATCCTATTGCCGGGTGGAGGAGACTGTTTCCTGGTCCTGCTCCCGGATTCACTCTCACCTCCCCTGAAAATACTCATCCTGCCTGCAAGACTCCAAGGGGATCCGTGGGAACCCCTGGGTGTCCCTTCACATCAACCTCAGCAagaggagccccagggaggcaggctgggCAGTGCCGGCTTTGCTCCCCCACCgtcaccgccccccaccccaccccattcacAAAGCCTCCTTTTTCCCTGGAGATGCTCCTAACCAGGGCAAAGGGCAAGGGTCACCACACCATTTGCAAGGACAGCTGAGCCCATGGGAGCCCCCACTTCACATCTATCTAGGAATCCCACCAAAGCTGCTGTTCTGGGCCAAGCTCTGACCCAGCCCGCAATGCCCCTCAGGAAGAGCAAGAGATCTGGTTGcaaaggggtgtggggagggaggagggcgagCCAGGGGCTGATACCCCACAGACCCTGTAATGACCTTGGCAGCAAACCCCCGCTGGATCCAGGGGCCATGTGGAATGCAACTTCTGGgtagtttgtctttattttttgcaaGCGGCATCAGTGTGTGATGCGACAGAAGTCGAAAGCGTGGAGGTAGAAATGTCTGCCACCCACGAAAGGGTGTGGTTTGGTCCTTAGGGCGAGAACCCTCCCCTCCCGCTGAGCTGAGAAGAGAGAGGTCGGACCGAGGAGATCCTGGGGGAGCTTCTCTCTTGAAGAAGAGCCAAGGGCAGCTCCCAGGAATGCATGGCCACAAATCCAGGTAGGAACAGGAGGGTCGTGGTATGTGTGGCGGGGATGGCAGGGCCTCCCCAGATTTCCTGCTGATTGCAAGGGACCACAGGGTGGACACCAGGAAACCACACGGCACAGACATAAGGATGTAGACTTTGCATCTACCACTTGGAAGAAATCCAACAGAGACATTGGGGGACAGTGGCTTCTGAGTCCATTTCAAGGCATGGGGACAATGGTCGCTAACCAGAGCCTGAAAGAAGCTGGCACTTCCATGCGAGCGGCAAGGCCCAAGGCCCAGCACCCCAAGCCCGGGCACCTCCTCTCCTCCATGACCTTCTCCCCTGCACAGTGGTGGGGatgagggtggaggcaggaaagCAAGAAGCAGAGGCACCCAGGCCCTtggaggctggggtcaggggccagGCATGGAGAAGGGAGAATAGGAGTGGACCTTCCTCCCTCACTATTAGTGGCTGGTCTTCCTCCAAGCTGTCTTGACCCAAGAAGCGCAGAAGGACACACCGGCCCTTTGCCCTACGACGGTGACCTCTTCCAAACAGAGCTTCGTATCAGCTAGGTGAGAGGTCAGAGGACAAGGGAGTGGAGGTCTCTCAACAGAAAAGCAAGCCCCCCCTTATTCCGCTCAACTCTGGGAGGCCACAGCGAGGGTGTTGACATAGCCGTGGGCCCCCCCTTCGTTCTCTGAAACACAGTGACTCAGCTGGGAGCCTCCCTGAGGCTGCGGTGGGGGCGGTGGGGCAGAGGGCGGAGCGCCATAGCCCCCTCGGGACCGACTGGGGGAGGCCCGGCTCCCCGGGTCCCAGCAGCCCTCTAGGGCCTCCAGGCCACGGCATCCGAGGAAGAAGAGGTTCTTGAGCATGAAAATGGAGAGGGGCTGCTGGTAGCTCACCACCAGTAGGCAGCGCAGCGCCAGCAGGGGCACGTCCACCAGGCAGCCGCCCAGCAGGCGCAGGAGGCGGCCGCAGCCGCGGGGCCCCGGGGCCTGGCCCCAGGCGACGTTGAGCTCGTAGAGCCAGAGCACGGGCGACGAGAGGGTGAGGAAGTAGACGGCGATGAGCAGGTAGCGAAGGTGCGCGGGCAGCGGCACGCGGCCCTCCAGCATCAGCTCCACCAGGGTGAAGCTGTCTAGCAGGTCCAGGCACGTGCCCAGGAAGCAGCCGGCGGCGCGGtgctgctggggctgcaggacCAGGGGGCCCGTGGAGCCCGGCGGGGCGCCCGCCTCGCTGATGGCCCGCACCAAGCTGTAGAGCAGAGGCACCGACAGCGCCATGGTGAGGCGGAAGCCCGTGGTGCCGAAAGGCGCGCGCAGCTCGATGAGGTCGAGGATGGACGTGCCCAGGATGAGCACCACCTTGGGCGTGAAGGCGATGGAGTAGATGAGCCAGGCCAGGTAGGCGAAGGCGAACTCGCCCACTGCCGCGGCCGTCCCCGGGCCGCCCCCGGGGCCTCCGGCACCCCCGCGGGACCCGCGCGCCTTGGCCCCGGCGGAGGCAGCGTGGTGGTGGTGCGCAGGGTGGCTGTGCGCGCCGCCCCGACGGCCCCGGCTGTTCTTGGCGAAGAAGATGGCCCAGCCCACCACCACGACCAGGTCGGTGGCGATCCAGGAGCACCAGTACAGGTCGGTGACGGCGATGAGGTACAGGTCTAGCAGCCCTCCCTGCGCCAGCAGCAGCACCACGGACAGCGCCTGGTAGCCCCAGCCGCACCCCGAGCTCTGGCCGCAGCCCGGGCGCCGACCTCTGCGGGCCGGCGGGGCCGGGCGGccgcag is a genomic window containing:
- the TMEM121B gene encoding transmembrane protein 121B yields the protein MHPALGHPRSVSSSSGSRPPRPAAARAQPLCLRGGAHRAGSGSGDSSASASRGGGGGSPVSSSSSSSSTGAEREDDDDSVSVSKPLVPAAAAGIPGPLAAGGAPNADPARAAFSAATPSSTPTSSSSMTAADFGGGAAAGGVGGAGGRAAGAAGGTGTGSGASCCSRCCCCCGRPAPPARRGRRPGCGQSSGCGWGYQALSVVLLLAQGGLLDLYLIAVTDLYWCSWIATDLVVVVGWAIFFAKNSRGRRGGAHSHPAHHHHAASAGAKARGSRGGAGGPGGGPGTAAAVGEFAFAYLAWLIYSIAFTPKVVLILGTSILDLIELRAPFGTTGFRLTMALSVPLLYSLVRAISEAGAPPGSTGPLVLQPQQHRAAGCFLGTCLDLLDSFTLVELMLEGRVPLPAHLRYLLIAVYFLTLSSPVLWLYELNVAWGQAPGPRGCGRLLRLLGGCLVDVPLLALRCLLVVSYQQPLSIFMLKNLFFLGCRGLEALEGCWDPGSRASPSRSRGGYGAPPSAPPPPPQPQGGSQLSHCVSENEGGAHGYVNTLAVASQS